The genomic interval CGGTCGTAGAAGCGCAGTCCCCCCACCACGATATAGGGAATGCCCCAACGCACCAGCGATTCCTCGATTGAACGAGACTGCGCATTGGTGCGGTACAGCACCGCCATGTCGCCCCAACTCAGCTCTGGGTTGGCGGCTTCCATGGTGCGCAGGCGATGCACCACGGCTTCCGCCTCAGCAATCTCATCGTCACACCGAGTCAGCGTGATCAGCTCACCTTCCCCACGGGTGGGACGAAGCACCTTGTCGATCCGTTCGCTGTTGTTGGCAATCAGGGCATTCGCTGCCTCGAGGATCGTGGCAGTGGAGCGATAGTTCTCCTCCAGCTTCACCATCGTTTGGGTGCTGTCATCCGGCGCCTGATCACCGAAATCGTCCTGAAACCCCATCAGGATCGTGAAGTCAGCCGCACGGAAGCTGTAAATGCTCTGGTCGGCGTCACCGACCACGAAGACAGAACGACCTGACCAGTCCTCAACATCCTGAGGCTCCTTGCCATCGGTGACCAACAGCTTGATCAGGTCGTACTGGGTGCGGTTGGTGTCCTGGTATTCATCCACGAGTACGTGGCGAAAGCGACCATGCCAGTAACTGCGCACCTGCTCGTTCTGCTGGAGCAACTGAACCGGCAGCAACAACAAATCGTCGAAATCAAGAGCGTTGTTAGCCGCCAAGGCTTTGCGGTAACGCCGATACACATCGGCGGTGAGCTTGCCCCGCTGGCCTTCCGCATTCGCCTCGAGCTGGTCAGGCAGCCAACCCTGATTCTTGGCATTGCTGATGGCCCAGCGGGTCTTTTTCGGCTCGAACCGCTTGGGATCCAACTGCAGTTCCTGGGTGACGATCTCCTTGACCAGGCTCTGGGCATCAGCTTCGTCGTAGATCGAAAACTGCTTGGTCCAGGTCAGTCCCTCCGCGTCCTTGAACTTATCGATGTCGTAGCGGAGCATCCGCGCAAACAAGGCATGGAAAGTGCCGATCCACAGCTCCTTGGTCACCTCCCGATAAATGCGTGAGCGCAGCTGGCGCTGCTCAACCGGGGGCAGGGTGCTCCAGGGCTGGCCGTACTGGCTCTGGGCCAGACGCTGCGCCAGGAGAAGCTCAAGACGCTCCTTCATCTCGCGAGCAGCTTTGTTGGTGAAGGTCACCGCCAGGATTTGGGCTGGATCGGCACCGTGCTCACCAATTAGATGGGCGATCCGATGGGTGAGGGCGCGCGTCTTGCCACTGCCAGCACCTGCAACCACCAAAAGGGGCCCCTCGTGATGGTCCACTGCCCGTCGTTGGGCGTCGTTAAGGCCGGCCAAAAAGCTCATGGGTGGAGATTAGTGGTGCTTAGATGCCTCCAACGCGGCTGCGATGCCCTTCCTCTGAGCTTCGACTTGACCCACGCTCTGCAGGCCAAGGTCGTCGACCTGGTCAAGTCCATACCCGACAAAGACATTCGCTAAGCCATGCCAAAGACGACAACGGTCTTTGAACAACGCTGGAGCTTCTGGCTGTCAACGCTGTCTGGCACCTCACTACTCGTCAGCGCGGGCATGGCCCTCTGGCTTCAGTCCGGCGCAGGCGGATTCAGCGCTCTTCCAGAGACGGCAAGGGAGTCCCTGCTGAGCCAGTACAACGCAATCGCCCATGGTGGATTTTTCGCTGCTTTAACTGTTCTCGCTGGCCTGCTGATTCGTTCGATTGTCAGAGCAGGCACCCAAGAAACGAAACCAAGACCGCAAAAATCATGGCCACTCGCCGTTGCTGATTTCATCAAACAACATCCAGCCGTCGCGATCGTCCTCACGACGTACGTGGTGCTGATGGTGCAAGAAAGCAGTTGGTTCTACAAGGAGATTCTCACCTGGTTTGACGACATCTACAGCGATCAGCTCCTGAACAATTTCAGCCTCAGGGAAAGGTTGATCAATGAAACGATGGGAAGAAATGACTTTCGCTTTTTCCCCCTCTCCCATCAAGACCTACATCTCCTTAGTTGGGTGACGCCCTACACCAAGGTCTGGTCACTGGTGAGCGCCCTTGAACTCATCGCCACCATCGTCCTTGGCTGCAAGCTGATTGAACGCGTCAAGAAGAACGGAACAAGTGCATCACTCATCCTGATGGGAACGCTTCTTTTCCTCTTCACAAGCGCATCCGCGTACAACTATTTCCAATTCATTTACAGCGAGAGATTTCTCACATTTCTGCTCGCGTTATACGCCTATCACTACTGCGTTTACCTGGACTCAGGCCAGCTTCGAAACGGCCGACTCGCACTGCTCTTTGCCCTGTTCATCCCTTTTTTCAAAGACACGGCGGTGCTTCTGGCCGTGATCCCTGCAGCCACAACGATCGTCGCCGGCAGCCTCGGAGCCATGCCCAGCCGCCCAGCATGGGGATCGATCACGCCCTCCCAATGGAGAAAGGCTTATGCCCTGGAGATCGCCATCCTCAGCCTTGCGCTGTTCTTCCTGGCTGCGTTTGGGACGCTCAGCGCGCTTCCCAGCCTTGCCGCAGATGTGCCGCGCTACGACGCCCATCTGGGCTTTTCAGTGCTGGCACTGGACATTCGCCTGATCATCTTCCTGGGCTTCATCGCATCACGCCTGTGGCAGATCGGCCGCAGACAAACCAACGTCACCGCACTCGACGGACTCAACCTTGCGGCACTGGCCTATGGATTTGCCCTGTACGCGTTGGTGGGCCTGGAAGGCAGCAACTACATGAGCCTGCCGATTCAGTTTGTCGCCGTTCTCGACATCTTGATGATTTGGGAAAGCCTTGTGGCACCGAAGTTCAACCACCGAATCAATGGTCGCCAGGCTCAGGCTGTGGCCCTCGGCACCACGCTGTTGCTGTTGAACATTGAAGATCGACAAGCCGCCACATTTCGACAACGCACAGAAGTGATCAGCTGGAAACAACGTTCATGGCGCACAACCCTGAACGAAGTCAGAGCTATTACACAACGCGCCAAAGAGAATGGAGAAACCGTGAACCTCATCTACTCCAAAGGATGGTTCAAACATTCCGATCAGATGAAGGCCCTCACCTACGACCGCCTGGTGTATTACGACATCGACACCCGGCGCTACATCATCAAAGCCGGAATCGGCAAAGGCGATTTCTACACACCACAACCGGGCGATTATTTGGTTGACATTGACACGGGCAAGAAACTAACCCAATTCGGCATTGACCTCTCCAACTACGACGTGCTGTACCAAGAGGATCCAAGCCGTCAGTACGCACGGATCTTCCGCCACCGCTGATCGACCGAGAAGCGAATCGATTGAAGGCGGGTAGGCTCCCCGATCAATGGACGTGCTTGAAACTGTGGCGCATCAGATCAAGTTGGGCGACATCACGTTCGGGAACGATCGCCCCTTCGCCCTGCTGGGTGGTGTGAACGTTCTCGAGGATCTCGACTTTGCCCTGCGTTGCGCCGGCCACTACAAAGACGTCTGCAGGAGGCTGAACATTCCGCTGGTGTTCAAGGCCTCTTACGACAAAGCCAACCGCTCTTCCATTCATTCCTTCCGCGGCCCCGGCCTCGAGGAAGGGCTGCAAATCCTGCAGGCGGTGAAGGACACCTATGGCATTCCGGTGATCACCGATGTGCACAGTCCGGAGGAAGCCGTCGCCGCCGCCAAGGTCGCGGACATCATCCAGCTTCCGGCCTTCCTGGCCAGGCAGACCGATCTGGTCCGCGCCATGGCGGAAACCGGTGCGGTGATCAACATCAAGAAGCCACAGTTCCTCAGCCCGGAACAGATGCGCAACATTGTGGACAAATTCCACGAATGCGGGAACGAGAAGCTGCTGCTGTGCGAGCGAGGAAGCAACTTCGGTTACGACAACCTCGTGGTGGACATGCTGGGGTTCGGCGTGATGAAGCGAACCTGCGATGACCTGCCGCTGATCTTTGATGTCACCCATGCCTTGCAGTGCAGGGATCCAGGTGGTGCTGCCTCAGGAGGACGCCGCACCCAGGTGGTGGACCTGGCCCGTTCAGGCATGGCGGTTGGTCTGGCTGGCTTGTTCCTGGAAGCTCACCCAGACCCGGCGCAGGCCCGTTGCGATGGTCCCAGCGCCTTACCTCTCGATCAGCTGGAACCGTTTCTCTCTCAGGTCAAAGCCATCGACGATCTGGTGAAGGGCATGCCAACCCTGAACATCAACTGATGCAAGTTGTATCGGCAGAACGTCTTGGCCTCTGACGCAACCTTCTTGCTCGGCGTTGGTGCCCAGAAAGCAGGAACCTCCTGGCTGCACGATCAACTGCAACGTCGAGGCGACGCCGATTTCGGCTTTCTGAAGGAGTACCACGTTTTCGATGCTCTCGAGCTGGAACGCTTTGCCTGCTTCCGGCCCAAGCACCCCACACCGCTGAAGTGGCGCACCTGGCGTCGGTCACGGTTCATCGAACGTCCCGAGCGCTACTTCGACTACTTCGCATCACTGCTCAAGCCACCCCAGATCCGCCTGACGGGAGACATCACCCCCTCCTATGCCGGGTTGAAAGCGGATAGCTATCAGCGCATCCAGCAGGCCTTCGCGCAACGCGGCGTGCAAACGCGGGCGGTGTTCATCATGCGCGACCCAGTGGAACGGTTTTTGTCGCAGCAGCGCATGCAACTGCGCAAGCGTGGCTTGCTCACACCCGCGCATGAAATCGAGCACCTGGATAAGGCCAGCATCAAGCTGCTCAAGCGTGAATCTCCTCGGAACGATTACCCCGCCACCCTCGATGCACTGCGGGGCGGACTCGCTGAATCGGAGGTCTTCATCGGCTTGTACGAAACCCTGTTCACGCCAGCAGCACATCAGGATTTATGCCGGTATCTCGGCATCCCAGAGCAGATCCCCGATTTGAGCCACCGGGTGAACGCCAGCCAAGCCACCATCTCGGTTCCACCGGAGCTGTTGCAGCGCCTGGGCCGGCACTTCGCCCCTTTGGTGACGGCTGTGCAGGAACGCTGTCCGGATCTAGCAGTTGAGCAGCATTGGGCCACCGCCATGACCTGGCGGGGGGGCTGAGGCCATCAGCGGCAAAGCACGTTGTTGGAATAGACCAGGCGGCGGTTCATCCGGGCAACGCCAGGCAGGAGCAAGCCGAGATGCGCAGCCGTTGGTTCTTGCGCCCCCAACCAGACACCGTCGTAAGCAATCGTTCGGCTGCGATCCGCATCGAAACGCACCCGGTTCCCCGCGAGGATATGGCTGCTGCTGTTGAGACCAGGAGCCAGCATCGTCTCCTGGAAATCGATCGACAACCAGGCGCAGAGCAACTGCAAACTGCGCTGGGGCTGAAGCGCAAATTCCTCATAACCCAGACGAAAAACCGGGTATGGAGACTGGCGAAAAGCCCTTTCAAACTTGGAATTGACACGCCACCAGCGCGCCAGCTGACGCGCTGCCGGCAAGCGTTGGCCTGCCTTACGACCGGCCTGAGCCCGGGAATGAACCCAGGAGCGCACATCACGCACGAGATGAATGATCCGGATGTCAAACATCGCCTCGGGCAGCCGCGTCATCTCCAGATCGTCCTGATACGAGTCCACATGCCACACCGCCTCACCGGCGTGGGGTGAACCCGTCAGCAGCCGCTGCACTTTCTCCTGCATCGACGTTTGGTCATGCAGGCGCAGCCACTCGAGCTGAGGTCCCCAGAGTGGGCACTCCGCCGCAATGGCACCACAGGTGCAACGCCGCTCAAACCGATGGGCACCGCGAAGTTGACTGGGCCCGCGATGTTCATCACCAGGCTGTGGCGTCGCCAGAATTCTCGCCGCCTCACCGAGGCCAATGATCTGCGGATGCGCCCCCAGGGCCAAATCCAGCATCGTCGTGCCGCTGTGGCCGAGGCCACGGATCAGCAGCAACTTCAATCGCTTGCTGCTCATCGGCTGTGGCCCATCAAATCGTTGAGGAGCATTGTGATCTGATCCACGTGATGCGCCACGGTGAATTGAGCCTGAGCCCGACGGTGCCCCGCAGCACCCCAAGCAGCCGCTAGATCCGGGCGATCCACCAGCAAGGCCATGGCCTCCGCCATGGCCAGGCGATCGCCTTCCTCCACCAGCCGACCGGTCTGCTGATCCACAACCACGTCAGGAATCCCACCATGGCGGGTTGCCACAACGGGCAGGCCACAAAGTTGAGCTTCCATCACGGAGACCGGGCATCCCTCCTCATCACCATCCTCCGCTGTGCGGGAATGCTGCACAAACGCCCGCGCGCGCCGCATCTCCTCCACCACCGCATCGGGTGGAAGCACGCCAGGGAACTGAACCAGCTGCTCAAGGCCGAGCTGGCGCACCCGTTCCTGCACGACAGGAAGCAACGGTCCATCACCCACCATCACCAGGCGGCACGCATCGGCCTGGTCAGTCAGGCCGCGCAAGAGGGCAAAGGCTTCCAATGTGTCCATCGGACCTTTTTTGGATACAAAGCGGCCGACCGCCAGAAACCGCGGTGGCATGGAGGCAGGAGTGGCCCCCTGAAACCGCTGCTCATCGGCACCGGATGGACTGATCACGAGCTGTGCCGGCGGAGCGCCAAGGGCGATCAAACGGCTCCGCATGATTTGGTTCTTGACGATCACAGCAGAGGTGAGCTGAAACAAACGGCGATAGCGCTGCTCGAGACGCTTCAGATAGCGCTCAGCTGAGGCATCGGCACCGCGGAAATGAACCGCCAGGGGGACTCCCGTGCGAGCCAGCTCCATCACCCGAACGGCATGAAAGCCGAACTCCACCATCACCACATCCGGCCGGTGACGTCGCACCAAAAGCACAGCCACGATGGAAGCGGGCAGCGTGGCCAGTCGCAGCCAGCCCAACCGGGTGCAGACCTTGCTGATCAGTACCGCCAGCCCATAGAGCGCTTTAAGGGGCTCGCGGCAAGGAATCTCATCCCCGAAACAAGCCTCCACTGCAAACGGCAAGCGGGCCAGATTCGCGCGCACGAAGGTTTCCGTCCTCGCGCGCCGGGTCGGCGCCAACACCAGAACACGAGCGGTCATGACAACGCCAGGATCGACCGCCAAAGCGGTTCCAACTGGGGCCAATCCAACGAAGCGATGCGTTCCCTGGCCGCCGCACCCATCCGCCGACAGCGCACTGGATCCGAGGCCAGCTTCACCATCGCGGCGGCGAGGGCAATCGGATCATCACTCGGCACGACCAAACCGCTCACACCCGGCTCAACCACCTCCAAGGGGCCAGGGGAAGCATCCGTCACGATCACCGCCAGACCGGCAGCCATGGCCTCCAGGAGTGCATTGGGCATGCCTTCAAAACGGGAGGGCAACACGAACACGGCAGCCTCCTCCAGGAACCGCTCCGGATCAGGGCGGAACCCCATGCATCGCAACCGACCCGAGACCCCGAGCTCCTGCGCCTGCTGCTGCAACATCTCGCGCTCCGGCCCATCACCCACCAAGGTGACGGGCCATTCCGCTGCGGCTCCGCTCAGCCTTGGCAAGGCATTGATCAACACGTCCAGTCCCTTCTGCGGCACCAACCTGGCAACACTGATAAAGCCAACGGCACTCGCCTGATCTCCACGTGCACCAACCCTGGGGGCACCCGGCAAAGGATTGGGCAGCAGGGCCAGCCGCTCCCAGGGCCCCATGGATTCCAGAGCCGAAAGAACCCCGGCTGTGTTGGCTGTCACCACATCGGCGCGGCGATAGGCAAAGGGGCGCAAGCGCTGCCACACCTCCGGGAGCAGCTGAAGCGAGGGATCGTTGCGCTCTGAGACCACGAGGTGGATCGGAAGGTCCCAGGCAGCACAACAGCACGTGATGTTGGTGCGGGTGAGCAGGGCCAGGACCCGATGGGGCAGCTGACTGCGGAACTGCCGGCGCAGCTGCCGGAGACGAAAACCAGCCGTCGCCTCTGATCCCACACGAAAAAGCTGCATGGCAAGGCCCCGACCCCCTGGACAGACACTGGCTTGGAACCAGCGTTCGAACCAGCGCA from Synechococcus sp. UW69 carries:
- a CDS encoding UvrD-helicase domain-containing protein codes for the protein MSFLAGLNDAQRRAVDHHEGPLLVVAGAGSGKTRALTHRIAHLIGEHGADPAQILAVTFTNKAAREMKERLELLLAQRLAQSQYGQPWSTLPPVEQRQLRSRIYREVTKELWIGTFHALFARMLRYDIDKFKDAEGLTWTKQFSIYDEADAQSLVKEIVTQELQLDPKRFEPKKTRWAISNAKNQGWLPDQLEANAEGQRGKLTADVYRRYRKALAANNALDFDDLLLLPVQLLQQNEQVRSYWHGRFRHVLVDEYQDTNRTQYDLIKLLVTDGKEPQDVEDWSGRSVFVVGDADQSIYSFRAADFTILMGFQDDFGDQAPDDSTQTMVKLEENYRSTATILEAANALIANNSERIDKVLRPTRGEGELITLTRCDDEIAEAEAVVHRLRTMEAANPELSWGDMAVLYRTNAQSRSIEESLVRWGIPYIVVGGLRFYDRREIKDLLAYLRLLVNPADTVSLLRVINVPKRGIGKTTIQRLTDAANQLGIPLWDVVSDPEAVRSLGGRSSKGLLQFCDLVNDLKGRSRDVAPSELIQQVMEKSGYVSELIADGTDEADERRRNLQELVNAALQYQEENDEGDLEGFLATAALSSDADSKDTAADRVTLMTLHSSKGLEFPVVCLVGLEQGLFPSYRSLDDPASLEEERRLCYVGITRAKERLFLSHASERRLWGGMREAAVPSVFLSELPEALIQGDLPQTGGAALRRERRLDRLTRVDRDKPSSPPANAVRRRQAGPAPGRSWQVGDQVIHASFGVGEITHTFGSGEKVSIAVKFAGMGPKILDPRLAPIEPVTTA
- the kdsA gene encoding 3-deoxy-8-phosphooctulonate synthase, which encodes MDVLETVAHQIKLGDITFGNDRPFALLGGVNVLEDLDFALRCAGHYKDVCRRLNIPLVFKASYDKANRSSIHSFRGPGLEEGLQILQAVKDTYGIPVITDVHSPEEAVAAAKVADIIQLPAFLARQTDLVRAMAETGAVINIKKPQFLSPEQMRNIVDKFHECGNEKLLLCERGSNFGYDNLVVDMLGFGVMKRTCDDLPLIFDVTHALQCRDPGGAASGGRRTQVVDLARSGMAVGLAGLFLEAHPDPAQARCDGPSALPLDQLEPFLSQVKAIDDLVKGMPTLNIN
- a CDS encoding sulfotransferase family protein translates to MASDATFLLGVGAQKAGTSWLHDQLQRRGDADFGFLKEYHVFDALELERFACFRPKHPTPLKWRTWRRSRFIERPERYFDYFASLLKPPQIRLTGDITPSYAGLKADSYQRIQQAFAQRGVQTRAVFIMRDPVERFLSQQRMQLRKRGLLTPAHEIEHLDKASIKLLKRESPRNDYPATLDALRGGLAESEVFIGLYETLFTPAAHQDLCRYLGIPEQIPDLSHRVNASQATISVPPELLQRLGRHFAPLVTAVQERCPDLAVEQHWATAMTWRGG
- a CDS encoding sulfotransferase; translated protein: MSSKRLKLLLIRGLGHSGTTMLDLALGAHPQIIGLGEAARILATPQPGDEHRGPSQLRGAHRFERRCTCGAIAAECPLWGPQLEWLRLHDQTSMQEKVQRLLTGSPHAGEAVWHVDSYQDDLEMTRLPEAMFDIRIIHLVRDVRSWVHSRAQAGRKAGQRLPAARQLARWWRVNSKFERAFRQSPYPVFRLGYEEFALQPQRSLQLLCAWLSIDFQETMLAPGLNSSSHILAGNRVRFDADRSRTIAYDGVWLGAQEPTAAHLGLLLPGVARMNRRLVYSNNVLCR
- a CDS encoding glycosyltransferase; this encodes MTARVLVLAPTRRARTETFVRANLARLPFAVEACFGDEIPCREPLKALYGLAVLISKVCTRLGWLRLATLPASIVAVLLVRRHRPDVVMVEFGFHAVRVMELARTGVPLAVHFRGADASAERYLKRLEQRYRRLFQLTSAVIVKNQIMRSRLIALGAPPAQLVISPSGADEQRFQGATPASMPPRFLAVGRFVSKKGPMDTLEAFALLRGLTDQADACRLVMVGDGPLLPVVQERVRQLGLEQLVQFPGVLPPDAVVEEMRRARAFVQHSRTAEDGDEEGCPVSVMEAQLCGLPVVATRHGGIPDVVVDQQTGRLVEEGDRLAMAEAMALLVDRPDLAAAWGAAGHRRAQAQFTVAHHVDQITMLLNDLMGHSR
- a CDS encoding glycosyltransferase, with protein sequence MQKPLLADSGRDDLWLVLPHLGAGGAQKVALIAARHFAAQGLKVKLVTLIPGHPVAHALPDGIPLLELGAPTHRSWWARAGRFTLAQLDKLIRWLFQLQLRWFERWFQASVCPGGRGLAMQLFRVGSEATAGFRLRQLRRQFRSQLPHRVLALLTRTNITCCCAAWDLPIHLVVSERNDPSLQLLPEVWQRLRPFAYRRADVVTANTAGVLSALESMGPWERLALLPNPLPGAPRVGARGDQASAVGFISVARLVPQKGLDVLINALPRLSGAAAEWPVTLVGDGPEREMLQQQAQELGVSGRLRCMGFRPDPERFLEEAAVFVLPSRFEGMPNALLEAMAAGLAVIVTDASPGPLEVVEPGVSGLVVPSDDPIALAAAMVKLASDPVRCRRMGAAARERIASLDWPQLEPLWRSILALS